A region from the Streptomyces sp. 3214.6 genome encodes:
- a CDS encoding SWF or SNF family helicase, producing the protein MNRHDSVEERTFAALPPAHGRGFAQTWWGRAWLAALEDGAMDGEQVRTGRRLARAGAVGAVSVRPGRITAVVEDRDRTPHRADVLLERLSEAQWDRFLDLAVERAGHVAALLDREMPPHLVEDAEAAGIDLLPGLGDLEAECDCGAWDHCGHTAAVCYQVARLLDQDPFVLLLLRGRAERTLLDALQARGTAARPEAEPPRAEGVDAAEAYAAGSILPALPDTPELPEGPGVPPSLDTEAPAPPGVEPAALEILAAGTAATAYLMLAQALRERSGPSAPTAELTVGQDAARLAAGVLDGAQAADPPATAVVGRLAAGSGRSREQLASAAHAWCHGGAAALSVFEEEWTVAGEALARARAALDAAWEEHERPVLRARGNRWTVVGADCQLRLGRDGRWWPYRKESGRWMPAGDGAHDPATALAVAVPDSEDALS; encoded by the coding sequence ATGAACCGGCACGACAGCGTCGAGGAACGGACCTTTGCCGCGTTGCCTCCCGCGCACGGGAGGGGGTTCGCGCAGACGTGGTGGGGCCGGGCGTGGCTGGCCGCGTTGGAGGACGGAGCAATGGACGGGGAGCAGGTGAGGACGGGCCGCCGGCTCGCACGCGCGGGCGCCGTGGGCGCGGTGTCGGTGCGGCCCGGTCGCATCACGGCCGTCGTCGAGGACCGCGATCGCACACCGCACCGGGCCGATGTGCTGCTCGAGAGGCTGTCGGAGGCACAGTGGGACCGTTTCCTGGATCTGGCGGTCGAGCGGGCCGGACACGTCGCCGCACTCCTCGACCGCGAGATGCCGCCGCATCTGGTCGAGGACGCCGAGGCGGCCGGCATCGACCTGCTGCCCGGGCTCGGCGACCTGGAGGCGGAATGCGACTGCGGTGCCTGGGACCACTGTGGTCACACGGCGGCGGTCTGCTATCAGGTGGCACGGCTGCTCGACCAGGATCCGTTCGTCCTGCTGCTGCTCAGGGGGCGCGCCGAACGGACCCTGTTGGACGCCCTTCAGGCGCGCGGCACCGCCGCTCGGCCCGAAGCGGAGCCACCCCGGGCCGAAGGGGTGGACGCGGCCGAGGCGTATGCGGCCGGGAGCATCCTGCCTGCGCTGCCCGACACTCCCGAACTCCCGGAGGGGCCAGGTGTTCCGCCCTCCTTGGACACGGAGGCGCCGGCCCCGCCCGGGGTGGAGCCGGCGGCGTTGGAGATCCTGGCCGCCGGAACGGCCGCCACCGCGTACCTGATGCTCGCTCAGGCGCTCCGTGAGCGATCCGGACCGAGTGCGCCCACAGCCGAGCTGACGGTCGGCCAGGACGCGGCACGGCTCGCGGCCGGCGTCCTCGACGGCGCTCAGGCAGCGGATCCTCCCGCCACGGCCGTCGTCGGCCGACTCGCCGCCGGGTCGGGGCGCAGCCGTGAGCAACTGGCGTCGGCCGCGCATGCCTGGTGTCACGGAGGGGCGGCGGCACTGTCGGTGTTCGAGGAGGAGTGGACCGTAGCGGGCGAGGCTCTCGCACGCGCGCGTGCCGCGTTGGATGCGGCCTGGGAGGAGCACGAGCGGCCGGTGCTGCGCGCGCGGGGGAACCGGTGGACGGTCGTCGGGGCGGACTGCCAACTGCGGTTGGGGCGGGACGGCCGTTGGTGGCCGTATCGCAAGGAGAGTGGTCGTTGGATGCCGGCCGGGGACGGGGCCCATGACCCGGCGACGGCCCTCGCCGTGGCCGTGCCCGACAGCGAGGACGCGCTTTCCTGA
- a CDS encoding DEAD/DEAH box helicase, with amino-acid sequence MQASSEISELARCCALFVPGAPARTGSVAFWLPDGDAPPVVAPRAVQDLTVVRPDGTGVALVRVPAVLLPVRDALPALAHARVTPDAHRATAFWGAAALLALRCVARGLLLPGLSQEDHDAWRVGPLGPEDVEQVRRLAASMPPEAHALPVNETPPLRLASPERLLRAFLDAVADTLPRTPAAPLVTGGPAFAAQQPHRVPELRAWASDVAAGHDAGLRISLRIEVSGIDDALELDMPGADAVEIAGSAASPARHGFRAVPQVHSVSDPALLADASEIWGDDGVTHEAFGPRARMDALLALRRAARAWPALTPLLSATVPDAVDLLDEEVTELLGEGSRALANAGVEVHWPRELARTLTASAVVGPPQETTEPDRTGSDTPSFLSADALLTFTWWFGLGDQQLTREELDRLAEANRPLVRLRDQWVLIDPRELRRARAQQDRKMTPVDALGAALTGSAEVDGRRVDVQPTGWLAALRERLTRPEQQEPVEPPAALDATLRDYQRRGLDWLARATSLGLGCCLADDMGLGKTVTLIALHLHRQTDISSAGPTLVVCPTSLMGNWQREIERFAPGTAVRRFHGPRRDLEALADGEFVLTTYGTLRLDPGRLREVPWGLVVADEAQHVKNPYSATARALRTIGARARVALTGTPVENNLSELWAILDWTTPGLLGRLGAFRTRYARAVEGGGDPAAAERLTRLVGPFLLRRRKSDPGIAPELPPKTETDRPVSLTKEQAGLYEAVVRETLEAIAEADDMARRGLIVKLLTGLKQICNHPAQYLKEEQPTTAGRSGKLELLDELLDTLLAEGASVLIFTQYVRLARLLEQHLAARGVPTQFLHGGTPVAEREAMVRRFQDGEVPVFLLSLRAAGTGLNLTRAEHVVHYDRWWNPAVEAQATDRAYRIGQTRPVQVHRLIAEGTIEDRIADMLRRKRDLAEAVLGAGEAALTELTDAELADLVELRGGTR; translated from the coding sequence GTGCAAGCTTCGTCCGAGATCTCCGAACTGGCCCGTTGCTGCGCCCTGTTCGTGCCCGGCGCTCCGGCCCGTACCGGCAGTGTCGCCTTCTGGCTCCCCGACGGTGACGCACCACCCGTCGTCGCGCCGAGGGCCGTACAGGATCTGACCGTCGTCAGGCCTGACGGCACCGGTGTGGCGCTCGTACGCGTGCCTGCCGTGCTGCTGCCGGTACGGGACGCCCTGCCCGCCCTCGCCCACGCGCGCGTCACCCCGGACGCGCACCGCGCCACCGCGTTCTGGGGTGCGGCCGCCCTGCTGGCCCTGCGCTGTGTGGCCCGTGGACTGCTGTTGCCCGGCCTGTCCCAGGAGGACCACGACGCCTGGCGGGTCGGCCCGCTGGGCCCGGAGGATGTCGAGCAGGTGCGCCGACTGGCCGCCTCGATGCCACCGGAGGCGCATGCCCTGCCGGTGAACGAAACACCGCCCCTGCGGCTCGCCTCCCCCGAACGGCTCCTACGGGCGTTCTTGGACGCCGTCGCGGATACCCTGCCCCGCACGCCGGCAGCGCCGCTCGTGACGGGCGGGCCTGCCTTCGCGGCACAGCAGCCCCATCGCGTCCCGGAGCTGCGCGCATGGGCGAGCGATGTCGCCGCGGGTCACGACGCCGGCCTGCGGATCTCGCTGCGGATCGAGGTGTCGGGCATCGACGACGCCTTGGAGCTCGACATGCCCGGGGCCGATGCCGTCGAGATCGCCGGCTCTGCGGCGAGCCCGGCACGGCACGGGTTCCGGGCCGTCCCGCAGGTGCACAGTGTCAGCGATCCCGCGCTCCTCGCGGACGCCTCCGAGATCTGGGGAGACGACGGCGTCACGCACGAGGCGTTCGGCCCGCGCGCGCGAATGGACGCCCTGCTCGCCCTGCGCCGTGCGGCCCGTGCCTGGCCCGCGCTCACGCCACTGCTGTCGGCGACCGTGCCGGACGCCGTGGACCTCCTGGACGAGGAGGTCACCGAGCTGCTGGGCGAGGGCTCGCGGGCGCTCGCGAACGCGGGAGTCGAGGTGCACTGGCCCAGGGAGCTGGCCCGCACGCTGACCGCCAGCGCGGTCGTGGGGCCGCCGCAGGAGACAACGGAACCGGACCGCACCGGCTCTGACACACCGTCCTTCCTGTCCGCGGACGCGCTCCTGACCTTCACCTGGTGGTTCGGGTTGGGCGACCAGCAGCTGACGCGCGAGGAGCTGGATCGTCTGGCCGAGGCCAACCGGCCCCTGGTGCGGCTGCGCGACCAGTGGGTCCTGATCGACCCACGAGAGCTTCGCCGTGCCCGCGCCCAGCAGGACCGCAAGATGACCCCCGTGGACGCGCTGGGAGCCGCTCTGACGGGCTCTGCGGAGGTGGACGGCCGCAGGGTCGACGTGCAGCCCACCGGGTGGCTGGCGGCCCTGCGGGAGCGGCTGACGCGGCCGGAGCAACAGGAGCCGGTGGAGCCGCCCGCCGCACTCGACGCCACGCTGCGCGACTACCAGCGGCGCGGCTTGGACTGGCTGGCCCGGGCCACGTCCCTCGGGCTGGGCTGTTGTCTCGCGGACGACATGGGGCTCGGCAAGACCGTCACGTTGATCGCCCTGCACCTGCACCGCCAGACGGACATCTCGTCGGCAGGTCCGACCCTCGTGGTCTGCCCGACATCCCTGATGGGCAACTGGCAGCGGGAGATCGAGCGGTTCGCGCCGGGCACCGCGGTGCGCCGCTTCCACGGGCCGCGTCGTGACCTGGAGGCCCTGGCCGACGGGGAGTTCGTGCTCACCACCTACGGCACGCTGCGACTGGATCCAGGCAGGCTCCGCGAGGTGCCGTGGGGTCTGGTGGTGGCGGACGAGGCCCAGCATGTGAAGAACCCGTACTCGGCGACGGCGCGGGCGCTGCGCACGATCGGCGCCCGCGCGCGCGTGGCGCTCACGGGTACCCCGGTCGAGAACAACCTGTCGGAGCTGTGGGCGATCCTGGACTGGACGACGCCGGGGCTGCTGGGCCGGCTCGGCGCCTTCCGCACGCGGTACGCGCGAGCCGTCGAGGGCGGCGGGGATCCGGCCGCGGCGGAGCGGCTGACCCGGCTCGTGGGGCCGTTCCTGCTGCGCCGGCGCAAGTCCGACCCGGGAATCGCCCCCGAGCTGCCGCCGAAGACCGAGACGGATCGCCCGGTGTCCCTCACCAAGGAGCAGGCGGGCCTGTACGAGGCCGTGGTGCGCGAGACGCTCGAGGCGATCGCCGAGGCCGACGACATGGCGCGGCGGGGGCTGATCGTGAAGCTCCTGACCGGCCTCAAACAGATCTGCAACCATCCGGCGCAGTACCTGAAGGAGGAACAGCCGACGACCGCCGGGCGCTCCGGGAAGCTGGAGCTTCTGGACGAACTGCTCGACACCCTCCTCGCCGAGGGGGCGAGCGTGCTGATCTTCACGCAGTACGTGCGCCTGGCGCGTCTCCTGGAGCAGCACCTGGCAGCGCGTGGCGTGCCCACGCAGTTCCTGCACGGCGGCACGCCTGTCGCCGAGCGCGAGGCCATGGTCCGGCGCTTCCAGGACGGTGAAGTCCCCGTGTTTCTGCTGTCTCTCAGGGCGGCCGGCACAGGCCTCAACCTCACGCGCGCGGAGCACGTGGTGCACTACGACCGCTGGTGGAACCCGGCCGTCGAGGCGCAGGCCACCGACCGGGCGTACCGCATCGGCCAGACCAGGCCCGTACAGGTGCACCGGCTGATCGCCGAGGGCACGATCGAGGATCGCATCGCCGACATGCTGCGGCGCAAACGGGATCTGGCTGAGGCCGTTCTCGGGGCGGGCGAGGCGGCGCTCACGGAACTGACGGACGCCGAGCTGGCCGATCTGGTCGAGCTGCGAGGGGGCACGCGATGA
- a CDS encoding class I SAM-dependent methyltransferase, which yields MSDDHTHVQEFFAARAADWDRRFPDDGPAYTAAVGDLGLREGDRVLDAGCGTGRALTPLRAAVGPSGVVIGADLTPAMLEAAVRAGRDRDGHLVLADVAALPLRSVSLDAVFGAGLIAHLPRPAENLRELARVVRPGGTLALFHPIGRAALAARQGRRITPEDLRAEPNLRPLLAGSGWRMTSYVDEDDRFLALAVREP from the coding sequence ATGAGCGACGACCACACACACGTTCAGGAGTTCTTCGCGGCCCGCGCCGCGGACTGGGACCGCCGGTTCCCCGACGACGGCCCCGCCTACACGGCGGCGGTCGGAGACCTCGGTCTGCGCGAGGGGGACCGCGTGCTGGACGCCGGCTGCGGCACCGGACGGGCCCTGACGCCCCTGCGTGCGGCCGTGGGGCCCTCGGGAGTGGTCATCGGGGCCGATCTGACTCCGGCCATGCTGGAGGCCGCCGTACGGGCAGGACGCGACCGTGACGGGCACCTGGTGCTGGCCGACGTCGCCGCGCTTCCCCTGCGGTCCGTCTCGCTGGACGCCGTGTTCGGGGCGGGCCTCATCGCCCATCTGCCCCGCCCGGCCGAGAACCTGCGGGAGTTGGCGCGGGTGGTGCGCCCCGGCGGCACGCTGGCGTTGTTCCACCCGATCGGCAGGGCGGCGCTCGCGGCCCGGCAGGGCCGGCGGATCACCCCGGAGGACCTGCGCGCGGAGCCCAACCTCCGCCCGCTGCTGGCCGGTTCGGGGTGGCGCATGACGTCGTACGTCGACGAGGACGATCGTTTCCTGGCCCTGGCCGTCCGCGAGCCCTGA
- a CDS encoding MHYT domain-containing protein, giving the protein MGHLDHAAFGWLTPVLSYVMACIGAALGLRCTVRALGATGRSRRNWLITAASAIGSGIWTMHFVAMLGFGVSGTDIRYDVPLTVLSLLVAMVVVCVGVFAVGYSRDRTRALLIGGLTTGLGVASMHYLGMAAVRLHGDVTYDPVRVGLSVLIAVVAATAALWAALNIKSPIAVTVASLVMGAAVSSMHYTAMFAVSVHVTPSGEALPGATAMQFIFPLAVGLGSYLFLTSAFVALSPTTGEREASATAQQPLENLPGRQQARPV; this is encoded by the coding sequence ATGGGACACCTGGACCACGCCGCCTTCGGCTGGCTTACCCCCGTGCTGTCGTACGTGATGGCCTGTATCGGCGCCGCCCTCGGGCTGCGCTGCACCGTGCGCGCCCTCGGCGCCACCGGACGCTCGCGCCGGAACTGGCTGATCACCGCGGCCTCGGCGATCGGCTCAGGCATCTGGACCATGCACTTCGTGGCCATGCTCGGCTTCGGCGTCAGCGGCACCGACATCCGCTACGACGTTCCCCTGACCGTGCTCAGCCTCCTCGTCGCCATGGTCGTCGTCTGCGTCGGCGTCTTCGCCGTCGGCTACAGCCGCGACCGCACGCGCGCGTTGCTGATCGGCGGACTGACCACGGGCCTGGGGGTGGCGAGCATGCACTACCTGGGGATGGCCGCGGTCCGACTGCACGGCGATGTCACCTACGATCCGGTGCGCGTCGGACTCTCCGTCCTGATCGCCGTCGTCGCGGCCACCGCGGCCCTCTGGGCGGCACTCAACATCAAGTCGCCGATCGCGGTCACCGTCGCCTCCCTCGTCATGGGCGCGGCCGTGAGCAGCATGCACTACACGGCGATGTTCGCGGTGAGCGTCCACGTCACGCCCTCAGGGGAAGCACTGCCCGGGGCCACGGCGATGCAGTTCATCTTCCCCCTCGCCGTCGGCCTCGGGTCCTACCTCTTCCTGACCTCGGCCTTCGTCGCGTTGTCGCCCACCACGGGGGAGCGCGAGGCGTCCGCCACGGCACAACAACCGCTGGAGAACCTGCCCGGCCGACAGCAGGCCCGGCCCGTCTGA
- a CDS encoding sensor histidine kinase, whose amino-acid sequence MRTPRRTPTAGADAPPPTRGRRAHAGPPADEGPDDRTDPPAGAMPPRAERWRIRPRTVRAKIVCLLMVPVVSLLALWAYATVSTAQNVAGLRQSQRVDSEVRAPVAAAMAALQAERAAAVRYATAPAPGRTGDLKALAERTDRAVAELRLGDDSTVADAQELPKGVAQRLESFVSRTEGLASVRTAVLDGRTGWEETYGRYTSTISAAFSVGGALSGIQDAELGSDARVLLEFSRAGEALSQEDVVLAGARRAGRLDGQRLRLFTGAVATRRTLTESAVADLRGPERTAWQSLAAGSAYAALAAAEDKVLAAGPGVKAITAAPASTWDQAHARVQSGMRTIEADAGRGVADRADPFTRGLLTAAGAAVLLGLAAVVASLVISVRIGRGLVVELVSLRNSALEIARRKLPEAMRKLRAGEEIDVRAEAPPGPPSEDETGQVAEALSTVHRAALRAAVERAELASGISGVFVNLARRSQVLVHRQLSLLDSMERRSDDPNELSDLFRLDHLTTRMRRHAESLIILSGAAPGRAWRMPVSLTNVVRAALSEVEDYARVEVRQLPEAAVIGTAVADLTHLLAELVENAAQFSPPHTRVRVTGEPVGNGYAVEVEDRGLGMGKETLTDANRRIAQSEALDLFDSDRLGLFVVSRLAARHGIKVHLRTSPYGGTTAVVLLPTALLHSGKPERSAREVAQVQQSAEREHARVPEADRDASSRHASDRHAYDRRAMDRQPEAVPAAADRPALVAPLRAAAAPAAAEPPPPGVTTLRLHRSPDDSEGSDDLPRRVRQAHLAPQLRRPLSEEPARAPDPRGDEGRTPELVRDRMAAYRAGWARGGGRQPGRAATPDPAPGSDSSEGDPA is encoded by the coding sequence ATGCGTACACCCCGTAGGACCCCCACGGCAGGCGCCGACGCGCCGCCCCCCACGCGCGGGCGCCGCGCCCACGCCGGACCCCCCGCCGACGAGGGGCCGGACGACCGGACGGACCCACCGGCGGGCGCGATGCCCCCGCGCGCGGAACGCTGGCGGATCCGGCCGCGCACCGTGCGCGCCAAGATCGTCTGCCTGCTGATGGTGCCGGTCGTCTCCCTGCTGGCCCTGTGGGCGTATGCCACCGTCAGCACCGCCCAGAACGTCGCAGGACTGCGGCAATCGCAGCGCGTGGACTCCGAGGTGCGCGCCCCCGTCGCGGCGGCGATGGCCGCCCTGCAGGCCGAGCGGGCGGCCGCCGTACGGTACGCGACCGCCCCCGCCCCCGGTCGGACCGGTGACCTCAAGGCGCTTGCGGAACGCACGGACCGCGCGGTGGCCGAACTGCGGCTCGGCGACGACAGCACCGTCGCCGACGCTCAGGAACTGCCCAAGGGAGTGGCCCAGCGGCTCGAGTCGTTCGTCTCCAGGACCGAGGGACTCGCCTCGGTACGGACCGCCGTGCTCGACGGCAGAACCGGCTGGGAGGAGACGTACGGCCGGTACACGAGCACGATCTCCGCGGCCTTCTCGGTCGGTGGCGCGCTCTCCGGCATCCAGGACGCCGAACTCGGCTCCGACGCGCGCGTGCTGCTCGAGTTCTCCCGCGCGGGCGAGGCCCTGTCCCAGGAGGACGTCGTGCTCGCAGGCGCCCGCCGGGCCGGGCGCCTCGACGGACAGCGCCTGCGACTGTTCACCGGTGCCGTCGCCACACGCCGCACCCTGACGGAATCGGCCGTCGCGGACCTGCGCGGCCCCGAACGCACCGCCTGGCAGAGCCTTGCCGCCGGCAGCGCCTACGCCGCCCTGGCCGCCGCGGAGGACAAGGTGCTCGCCGCAGGGCCAGGCGTGAAAGCGATCACGGCTGCTCCGGCAAGCACCTGGGACCAGGCCCACGCGCGCGTGCAGAGCGGGATGCGGACCATCGAGGCGGACGCCGGACGCGGTGTCGCCGACCGCGCCGACCCCTTCACCCGCGGTCTGCTCACCGCCGCCGGCGCCGCGGTCCTGCTCGGACTCGCCGCCGTCGTCGCCTCACTCGTCATCTCCGTGCGCATCGGCCGCGGACTCGTCGTCGAACTGGTCAGCCTGCGCAACAGCGCCCTGGAGATCGCCCGGCGCAAACTCCCCGAGGCCATGCGGAAACTGCGCGCCGGGGAGGAGATCGACGTCCGCGCAGAGGCCCCGCCCGGGCCTCCCTCCGAGGACGAGACGGGTCAGGTCGCCGAGGCTCTGAGCACCGTGCACCGCGCCGCGCTGCGCGCCGCCGTGGAGCGCGCCGAACTCGCCAGCGGCATCTCCGGCGTGTTCGTCAACCTCGCCCGCCGCAGCCAGGTCCTCGTGCACCGCCAGTTGAGCCTCCTGGACAGCATGGAGCGCCGCTCCGACGACCCGAACGAGCTGAGCGACCTCTTCCGGCTGGACCACCTCACCACCCGTATGCGACGCCACGCGGAGAGCCTGATCATCCTGTCCGGGGCGGCGCCGGGCCGGGCCTGGCGCATGCCGGTGTCCCTCACCAACGTGGTCCGCGCCGCCCTCTCCGAGGTCGAGGACTACGCGCGCGTGGAGGTACGGCAGCTCCCGGAGGCGGCCGTCATCGGCACCGCGGTCGCCGACCTCACCCACCTGCTCGCCGAACTCGTCGAGAACGCCGCCCAGTTCTCGCCCCCGCACACGCGCGTGCGCGTCACCGGCGAACCCGTGGGCAACGGATACGCCGTCGAGGTCGAGGACCGGGGCCTGGGCATGGGCAAGGAGACCCTCACCGACGCCAACCGGCGCATCGCGCAGTCCGAGGCCCTCGACCTCTTCGACAGCGACCGGCTGGGCCTGTTCGTGGTCAGTAGGCTCGCCGCCCGTCACGGCATCAAGGTGCACCTGCGCACCTCGCCCTACGGTGGGACCACAGCGGTCGTCCTGCTGCCGACGGCCCTGCTGCACAGTGGCAAGCCGGAACGTTCCGCCCGTGAGGTCGCGCAGGTGCAACAGTCCGCGGAACGCGAGCACGCGCGCGTGCCCGAAGCCGACCGCGATGCCTCCAGCCGTCATGCCTCGGACCGTCACGCCTACGACCGTCGTGCCATGGACCGCCAGCCGGAGGCCGTACCCGCGGCCGCCGACCGCCCCGCGCTGGTGGCCCCCTTACGGGCCGCCGCCGCACCGGCGGCAGCCGAACCCCCGCCTCCCGGAGTCACGACCTTGCGCCTGCACCGCTCCCCGGACGACTCCGAAGGCTCGGACGACCTCCCGCGCCGGGTGCGGCAGGCCCATCTCGCCCCGCAACTGCGCCGCCCGCTGTCCGAGGAACCGGCCAGGGCGCCCGACCCGCGCGGCGACGAAGGGCGCACCCCCGAACTCGTACGGGACCGAATGGCGGCGTACCGGGCCGGCTGGGCCCGGGGCGGCGGCAGGCAACCCGGCCGCGCGGCCACCCCGGACCCCGCACCGGGCAGCGACAGCAGTGAAGGAGACCCCGCATGA
- a CDS encoding roadblock/LC7 domain-containing protein, whose protein sequence is MIQDPSTRSAQRSGELDWLLDDLVMRVSEVRHAVVLSNDGLAVGASTDLRREDAEHLAAVASGFHSLAKGAGRHFGAGGVRQTMVEMDDGFLFVAAAGDGSCLAVLTAVTADIGLVAYEMARLVKRVGEHLYTPPRLGARPPAAG, encoded by the coding sequence ATGATCCAGGACCCGAGTACGAGGTCGGCCCAGCGGTCCGGCGAACTCGACTGGCTGCTGGACGACTTGGTGATGCGCGTGAGCGAGGTACGGCACGCCGTGGTGCTGTCCAACGACGGCCTCGCCGTCGGCGCCTCGACCGACCTCAGACGTGAGGACGCCGAACACCTCGCCGCCGTCGCCTCCGGCTTCCACAGTCTCGCCAAGGGCGCGGGCCGGCACTTCGGCGCCGGCGGTGTGCGCCAGACCATGGTGGAGATGGACGACGGCTTCCTCTTCGTGGCCGCCGCGGGCGACGGCTCCTGCCTGGCCGTCCTCACCGCGGTGACCGCCGACATCGGCCTGGTCGCCTACGAGATGGCGAGGCTGGTCAAGCGGGTCGGAGAGCACCTCTACACGCCGCCACGCCTCGGCGCGCGGCCGCCCGCCGCCGGCTGA
- a CDS encoding DUF742 domain-containing protein translates to MTDDMTGAPRELGSQWYDNEAGPLVRPYAMTGGRTKPGPTGVRFDLIALVTLDPGAPGVDGLALGPEHRTLIDLCRTETQSVAELAAGADLPVGVVRVLLGDLLELGCVTVSRPVPPAQLPDERILREVIEGLRAL, encoded by the coding sequence ATGACCGACGACATGACCGGCGCCCCACGCGAGCTGGGCAGCCAGTGGTACGACAACGAGGCCGGTCCGCTCGTCCGCCCGTACGCCATGACGGGCGGACGCACGAAACCGGGCCCCACCGGAGTGCGCTTCGACCTGATAGCCCTGGTCACCCTGGATCCGGGCGCGCCTGGTGTGGACGGCTTGGCGCTCGGGCCCGAGCACCGCACCCTCATCGACCTCTGCCGTACGGAGACCCAGTCCGTCGCGGAACTCGCGGCCGGCGCGGATCTTCCCGTCGGCGTGGTCAGGGTGCTCCTCGGAGACCTGCTGGAACTCGGTTGTGTCACCGTCAGCCGTCCCGTCCCGCCTGCCCAGTTGCCCGACGAGCGGATCCTGCGCGAGGTGATCGAGGGGCTGCGAGCGCTGTAG
- a CDS encoding GTP-binding protein, producing MVSEHSDATGGETSPLALKILVAGGFGVGKTTMVGAVSEIKPLRTEELLSEAGQLVDDTDGVDQKVTTTVAMDFGRITIRSGLSLYLFGTPGQDRFWFLWDELSQGALGAVVLADTRRLEDCFPAVDYFEHRHIPFVVAVNCFAGARTYGAQDVSRALDLDGGTPVVLCDARDRDSGKEVLIRLVEYAGRMHTARLLDSVG from the coding sequence ATGGTCTCCGAGCACTCCGACGCCACAGGCGGCGAGACGTCCCCCCTGGCGTTGAAGATTCTGGTCGCCGGCGGGTTCGGCGTGGGCAAGACCACCATGGTGGGCGCGGTCAGTGAGATCAAGCCGCTGCGCACCGAGGAACTCCTCAGCGAAGCCGGGCAGTTGGTGGACGACACCGACGGCGTGGACCAGAAGGTCACGACGACCGTGGCCATGGACTTCGGCCGGATCACCATCCGTTCCGGCCTGTCCCTCTACCTGTTCGGAACGCCGGGTCAGGACCGCTTCTGGTTCCTGTGGGACGAACTGTCGCAGGGCGCTCTCGGCGCGGTGGTCCTGGCCGACACCCGGCGCCTGGAGGACTGCTTTCCCGCGGTCGACTACTTCGAGCACCGGCACATTCCCTTCGTCGTAGCCGTCAACTGCTTCGCGGGCGCACGGACATACGGCGCCCAGGACGTCTCGCGCGCCCTCGACCTCGACGGAGGAACCCCCGTCGTCCTGTGCGACGCCCGTGACCGCGATTCAGGGAAGGAGGTGCTGATCCGGCTGGTGGAGTATGCCGGGCGGATGCACACCGCCCGGCTGCTCGACTCGGTGGGCTGA
- a CDS encoding roadblock/LC7 domain-containing protein, translating into MVQNQELGWLLDDLTERVDHVRHALVLSNDGLVAGASTGLRREDAEHLAAVSSGLHSLAKGSGRHFSAGRVRQTMIEFDDAVLFVTAAGTGSCLCVLSGAEADMGQIAYEMTLLVNRVGEHLTVDARQPERAPLTDI; encoded by the coding sequence ATGGTGCAGAACCAAGAGCTGGGCTGGTTGTTGGACGACTTGACCGAGCGCGTCGACCACGTGCGGCACGCGCTCGTCCTGTCCAACGACGGTCTGGTGGCGGGCGCGAGCACAGGACTGCGCCGGGAGGACGCGGAGCACCTCGCCGCGGTCTCGTCCGGACTGCACAGCCTGGCCAAGGGATCAGGACGCCATTTCAGCGCGGGCCGAGTCCGCCAGACGATGATCGAGTTCGACGACGCGGTGCTGTTCGTCACCGCGGCGGGAACCGGCAGTTGCCTGTGCGTGCTCAGCGGCGCGGAGGCCGACATGGGGCAGATCGCCTACGAGATGACCCTGCTCGTCAACCGGGTCGGCGAACACCTCACGGTGGACGCCCGACAGCCCGAGCGTGCCCCGCTGACAGATATCTGA